GGAGTCTAACTTTCGCCCCAATACTTgcccatctatatatatagagattaCCTTGAGGCCACTAATCTCATAACCATTAACCAATTAAATTTACTGGTCAAATTTTAATGCCACATGAGTATCCtggcatttttctttgttagcATAATTGTTTCTTAGAAAAATGCTTGTGGTGTTACAGTTATAAACTGCGAGGGTAGTCTACATGGCATTGATATAGTGGTTCACATGACACTGTTACATCaacaacaattaaatttaactgTTTAGTGATAAATATAATATGGATTGTCATATCCGTTTGTAAAAACTTGTAAAAAGACTTATAGTACGTACACCTAGCATCACAATTGTTTCTTCTCATTGAATGAGTTACTTAGCTTAATTGTATTCACATGATATTATGATAATTGCAATTGGAACTTAATTTCAGTGATTTATAAAGAGAATCTAGAATCAAAACTCATGGTGCATACATGTAGGAACTAACGCAACGTGACAATTAATGGACATGCAACAAATTAACAGGCCTTAATTCACGTGATGAGAGAGAGTATGTAAATGTAGTCTCAAATGAACCATCAACCACATAAAGAAACACACTCACACTCTCCGTCAATTTCCCCCCACCGGAAAAGAAATCGACTCTGATGAGTTTTTCATAATATAGGGCGTTGTAAAGATCTGGGTGATGGCGTTGTAATTCCTCAATTTGTAACCAACACTGATCTAACTTAGGGGCGTTTGTGCATCACATGTTGGTTCTCGGTGGCAAGCCACTAACCAATCAAGAGTCAAGACTGATTGATGTTATCTCCACCTTTGAATCAGTAGGTGTGTGGTGGTATTTGAAAAAACACTCCACTATGGATACCCATCTCAATGGATCTTCATCGTCCCAACGTGGGAACTCAAATATCATATGTGGAGCTCTCCCTTCATAATCATGTTTCTTGTGactcttgatttttgtttgaccTCACTTCATCCTCCCTTTGTGATTGAACTTCTAATGACTCTCGGTTTTTGCTTGACCTAGAGTTCACCCTTCGACTATCTAAGCCTCGTTTGATTGTTCTTtcaattgaatttttcattaatttcctCAACTGTTCCACAATCTTTGGAACAATTATCGATTCAAAAGAAAGCTCATGTAGTGGAACGTTGCTAGTAGAGGCCATGAAGTATTGATTTAAGTTGGTAATACCAAGCTCTCTCTTTCTTACTACGAGTAAAAGACATCAAGCTTCCATTGTTTTTGGCCCTTAATTAGTCTCAATAGGATATACTCAAAATAAAGTAAGCGGTGCTAAACTTAACCCTGTTACTTCCAACACTAAACCAGAATAAGGAAATCCTTACAATGGAATAAACCTACCCATGCACTGGAATAGGGATTTTCACCAAATGCTGCAGCCAAACAACACCCTTCTTCCACAAACTAACCCAACGCACAGCCCAGGCAGTCTTGTTACAGCACCACGCACACGCTGCCTCGCACGACCGCTCACCGTTGCATTGACCTTCGCCGCTACCGGAGAGAACACGCCTCTCACCCCACCACCGGAACAGCGCtacaaggagaaaaaaaaaaaccgttcaACCCGTTGCCAACACCAACCGGAGGAACACTGCCACACCGTCCCGCTCAACCACCGGGACGAAGCCGACCACCACGCGCAGAACTACAGGTAACGGCTGAGCAATAACCCACTGCGGCACAATCACACCACGCACGGCACTGCACAGCGAAATCTCCCAAGAAAGCACCGCTCTTATAGGAACCTTAGTTCTTATCGCCCAAAATCagagaaaacaaaggaaaaatagaGAACGATACGACCACTTCGAGGGGGTCTAGGCTGTCTAGCCTCTACAGATTGCTTATagcaattgattgaaattgttaTTGGGTAATAAGCCTAAAGAAATCCTAACCTAGTAAGGAAAGGActaattatttaacaaaaataatacaattgGAGGGTTCTTAACAGTATGGTTCTGTTAAATCAGCTGCTAGTGGTTAATATTGTTAAGGAGAAGTTGATTTTTGGTGCAAACAACCTTTTCAACATTTGATGTGTGTCAAAGGGTGTGATACCGAACTGGATGAGAGCTTCTTGTAGAAATGCTTCACATGGATTATAAAACATGGAGCACCATAATCAAGAGCTGTTGTGTTGACGCCAGGCATAAGGAAGCTTTGTCccttttccttgaaaatatACGATCTTTATGGGGCTTTAGACCTGATCACCAAGTCTTGGCAGCCATTCTTAAATCCTGCGCTGCCTCCTCAGCCGTCAAACTGGGGAAGGCTCTGCATAGTAATGTTGTGAAGGAGGGCCATCTTACTTGTCACTCTGTATCTAAAGCTCTGCTTAACATGTATGCCAAAGGTAGTGCACTTGATGATTGCCAGAAACTGTTTGGTCAGATTGGCAGCTCTGATCCTGTCTCTTGGAACATTGTCCTGTCTGGATTTTCTGGGTCCCGAATATATGATCCTGAGGTGATGAGGTTGTTTTATGCAATGCACATAGGTGGCAAGGCTAAACCTAACTCCATCACTGTTGCTATTGTTCTTCCTGTGTGTGCTCGATTACTAGATATAGATGCAGGGAAGAGTGTGCACTCTTATGTGATTAAGTCTGGACTGGAAACAGATACCCTTGTTGGGAATGCTCTGGCATCAATGTATGCAAAATGCGGGCTGGTACTCAATGATGCATACACTGTGTTTAATAGCATTAGTCACAAAGATGTTGTTTCTTGGAATGCAATTATTGCAGGGTTTGCCGAGAATAAGTTAATGGGTGATGCTTTTGGATTGTTCAGATGGATGCTTAAAGGGCCAATAGAACCAAATTATGCGACCATTGCAAGTATTCTTCCTGTTTGTGTTTCTTTAAGTGAGAATGTTCCCTACTGCTTTGGGAGAGAGATACACTGTTATGTGCAGCGGCGGACGGAATTGGTGGCAGATGTTTCTGTCTACAATGCTTTGGTAAGCTTCTACTTAAGAGTTGGATGGATGGAAGAAGCAGAGTCCTTGTTTCGGACTATGATATCAAGAGATTTGGTTTCATGGAATGCGATTATTGCAGGATATGCATCAAATGGTGACTGGTTAAAAGCTTTGGACCTGTTTCATGAATTACTCTCTCTGGAGCTAATTGGGCCAGATTCTGTAACTTTTGTTAGTATTCTGCCTGCTTGTGCATTCTTACAAAAATTGCAAGTGGGGAAAGAGATGCATGGATATATTCTACGACATCCTCACCTACGTGAGGATACAACTGTTGGCAATGCCCTAGTTAGTTTCTATGGTAAATGTGACAGAATAGAAGCAGCATTTCAGACATTTTTGATGATTTCTCAGAAAGATTTGATATCATGGAACTCTATGCTAGATGCTTTTGTAGAGAGTGGTTATAATATTAAGTTTGTGGGCCTATTAAAATGGATGCTTAGTGAGGGAATTAGACCTGACACCATTACCATCTTGACcataattcatttttgtgttacTGTGTCGAGAGTTGAGAGGGTTAAAGAAGCTCATAGTTATTCAATTAAGGACGGTTTGTTACAAGGTGATATTAAACCTACTATTGGAAATGCATTGCTTGATGCATATGCCAAGTGTGGAAATATGGAGTACGCGTTCAAGATTTTTCAGACGTTATCAGAGAAAAGGAATTTGGTCACGTGCAACTCAATGATCTCTGGTTATGTGAGTCATGGATCACATGATGATGCACATAAGATTTTTAATGGGATGTCTGAAACAGATCTCACCACCTGGAGTCTCATGGTTCGAGTTTATGCAGAGAATGATTCTCCTGGTGAAGCTCTCAACTTGTTTCAGGAGTTACAAGCTCGAGGAATGAAGCCCGATGAGGTGACAATTATGAGCTTCCTTCCGGTATGCGCTCAAATGGCCTCAGTCGACCTGGTGAAGCAGTGTCATGGATATGCAGTTAGAGCTAGCTTTAATGATTGCCGCCTGAAGGGAGCTTTGTTAGATGTGTATGCAAAATGTGGTACTATAAAGTCTGCTTATAAGCTTTTTCATTCCAGCCCCCATAAGGATCTGGTTATGTTCACAGCTATGGTCAGTGGGTTTGCCATGCATGGTATGGGAGAGGAAGCACTAAAGATTTTCTTTCATATGCTTGAGTTGGGTGTAAAGCTAGATCATGTTATCATCACTGCTGTTTTGTCTGCTTGTTGTCATTCTGGCCTTGTAAATGAGGGGTTGAAGATATTCTATTCAATAGAGAAGGTTCATGGGTTCAAGCCAACAATGGAACAGTACGCATGTGTGGTGGATCTCCTTGCTCGAGGTGGCAGGGTAAATGATGCATATTCTTTTGTAACTAGGATGCCCATTGAAGCTAACGCAAATGTGTGGGGAACATTGTTGGGTGCCTGTCGGATCCATAATGAGGTGGAATTGGGCTGTCTTGTTGCAGATCGCCTTTTTGAAATTGAAGCTAACAATATTGGGAACTATGTAGTGATGTCAAACCTGTATGCAGCAGATGCAAGATGGGATGGGGTAGTACAGATAAGAAAGCTTATGAGGACTAGAGATCTGAAAAAGCCAGCAGGATGCAGCTGGATTGAAGTGGAGAGGAGGAAGAATGTTTTTGTGGCCGGGGACTCCACTCATCCACAAAGAAGCCTTATATACAATACATTGTGTACATTGGATCAACAGATCAAGGAGCCGCTTCATTTTTGAGTTGATTAATGGGCTTCGTTATGGCACTTGTTGTGTCATAACTCATAAGCAAAGCAGGTGGAATTACTATACCAATGATCCCGACTTGATTGCCTGTAGCTTTTGAGGGCCGAATTCTTGTGTTGCTTGGATGCTTTGCAAGTTTCATATTTCTAACTTGAGGATAATGATTAGGATTTTTTTCGGCGTTAGTACTTTGAATTCCAATTTTCAAGCTTCTTGCTGATtctggtactttttttttcccccttttgtAGCTGAATTTCAAAATTCAGGTAAGCTTTTCAGTAGGGATCACACTGCATCCCTATGGATCAGATGGATAGTGCTAAGTTATCTATTTTTGCCGAGTACCATGTCGGTTCTTGGCACTCCATTTATTGGAAGTTGAGAAAGATGAATGAACTACAAAGGTTGGAGGCATACTCAAACCATTTCTACGAAAGATGAATGAACTACAAGGTTGAAGGCATACTCAAACCATTTCTATGCTTTATGATATATGCTcatcaaacacacacacactctcaaTTCAATTGCATCGTACTGACTAGTCACACCTTTTAAACTCCACTTTTCTGTAGCAATACCTCTTCTTGTAGAATAGGAATCTTTTTGTTGTAAAATTTACCTCATAGTTTAAATGTTCCCACATTTTCTTAAATGCATTTAAATCcataattttccaatttttcacccTTTAACATATTCTGCTCATTATTGCTCTGCTTACGGATATGCTGAAAAGGAAGTGTTGGCAAGgtcttaatttataaattttgacTGATTTCTAATCTGGAAGTCACCACCAAAAATTTGAATGCAGACAATGGAAAGCTGATCAGGGCTCTATCTAAAGTAAGCAACATGGGGTCAGCTACAGGTACTTTTATGTGCACTTGATCTAGAACAATAAATCTAAAGCCTAGCTAATTCCTCAAAATCTGCGTTGAAGGTCCCAAATTTTTACTCTATTGTTAGTTTAAATAGCTATTGCTGAAAATGGAGGGTCTAGTTCTGGGTTTCTTTCTGAATCTGAAATTTAACTCTAACCCACTTGTTTTATTTACTGGATGAACGATAGTTAAAAGATCAGGATCCTCCATTCGGTTGATGATGAGAAAACTCAGGAAAACAAGAGAAAGTAGACATTTTTGGGTAACTTTGGATGAGGAACCTGGAAGTTGCTTTTCTTGCTCGCCATAAGCAATATCTCCTCTTGAAAGCAGGACAATTACTTTCAAtgtcctctctttctctttctctctctctgaaactGTTTCTGATCATTGATTTCATTTTATCAAGAACACTGGTAATTACTTACATGGTGGAGCAACGGCAACACGGGTGGATTTAGTAGGGTCAGCTGTGATATACACTGTTGGAGCTCCAGCAACTGGAGTTTTGGTGGAGATAAACGTTTCATACTTGGATGCTGCTTATGCTGATGTGAGTTTTTACCCTACTCTT
This genomic interval from Corylus avellana chromosome ca3, CavTom2PMs-1.0 contains the following:
- the LOC132176523 gene encoding putative pentatricopeptide repeat-containing protein At5g08490 codes for the protein MLHMDYKTWSTIIKSCCVDARHKEALSLFLENIRSLWGFRPDHQVLAAILKSCAASSAVKLGKALHSNVVKEGHLTCHSVSKALLNMYAKGSALDDCQKLFGQIGSSDPVSWNIVLSGFSGSRIYDPEVMRLFYAMHIGGKAKPNSITVAIVLPVCARLLDIDAGKSVHSYVIKSGLETDTLVGNALASMYAKCGLVLNDAYTVFNSISHKDVVSWNAIIAGFAENKLMGDAFGLFRWMLKGPIEPNYATIASILPVCVSLSENVPYCFGREIHCYVQRRTELVADVSVYNALVSFYLRVGWMEEAESLFRTMISRDLVSWNAIIAGYASNGDWLKALDLFHELLSLELIGPDSVTFVSILPACAFLQKLQVGKEMHGYILRHPHLREDTTVGNALVSFYGKCDRIEAAFQTFLMISQKDLISWNSMLDAFVESGYNIKFVGLLKWMLSEGIRPDTITILTIIHFCVTVSRVERVKEAHSYSIKDGLLQGDIKPTIGNALLDAYAKCGNMEYAFKIFQTLSEKRNLVTCNSMISGYVSHGSHDDAHKIFNGMSETDLTTWSLMVRVYAENDSPGEALNLFQELQARGMKPDEVTIMSFLPVCAQMASVDLVKQCHGYAVRASFNDCRLKGALLDVYAKCGTIKSAYKLFHSSPHKDLVMFTAMVSGFAMHGMGEEALKIFFHMLELGVKLDHVIITAVLSACCHSGLVNEGLKIFYSIEKVHGFKPTMEQYACVVDLLARGGRVNDAYSFVTRMPIEANANVWGTLLGACRIHNEVELGCLVADRLFEIEANNIGNYVVMSNLYAADARWDGVVQIRKLMRTRDLKKPAGCSWIEVERRKNVFVAGDSTHPQRSLIYNTLCTLDQQIKEPLHF